One Bacillota bacterium DNA segment encodes these proteins:
- a CDS encoding putative toxin-antitoxin system toxin component, PIN family has translation MLSRPKFASGRAGAFLGCIVLEATFIEINERIRACRDPKDDMFLELAVSGAATCIISGDEDLLQLNPFRGIPIVKPDEFLII, from the coding sequence GTGTTGAGCCGACCGAAGTTTGCTTCTGGAAGAGCGGGAGCGTTTCTTGGCTGCATTGTTTTGGAAGCGACTTTTATTGAGATTAACGAGCGCATCCGTGCCTGTCGCGATCCGAAGGATGACATGTTTTTGGAACTGGCGGTCAGTGGAGCAGCCACCTGCATAATCAGCGGTGATGAGGACCTACTACAGCTCAATCCTTTCAGGGGAATACCTATCGTAAAGCCAGACGAATTCCTTATTATCTAG
- a CDS encoding PhzF family phenazine biosynthesis protein, producing MPDGVLQGIAAENNLSETAFVIAKGGHFALRWFTPKVEVDLCGRATLAAAFVIFKYLGYTGSSIRFQSKSGLFTVERDKELNSGFSGPTAGTLSDTSTTGPRIKSPAYRSKTFERLFCRL from the coding sequence CTGCCTGACGGCGTGCTTCAGGGAATCGCCGCGGAAAACAATCTCTCCGAGACAGCGTTTGTTATAGCAAAGGGCGGCCATTTCGCATTGAGGTGGTTCACTCCGAAGGTCGAAGTGGACTTGTGCGGGCGTGCCACATTGGCTGCTGCTTTCGTAATATTCAAGTATCTTGGATATACCGGGTCATCAATTCGCTTTCAGTCTAAAAGCGGCTTGTTTACAGTAGAACGTGATAAGGAGCTGAATTCTGGATTTTCCGGCCCGACCGCCGGTACCCTGTCCGACACCTCAACTACTGGTCCAAGGATTAAGTCGCCGGCCTATCGAAGTAAGACGTTCGAGAGACTATTTTGCCGTCTTTAG
- a CDS encoding PhzF family phenazine biosynthesis protein has product MEVRRSRDYFAVFSTQEDIPEIKPDMLILSQLDCLGIIATAPGNAVDFVSRFFAPGAGIPEDPVTGSAHCSLIPYWSERLRKKKMTALQLSARGGELFCENLGDRVKIGGKAAVYLKGEIEIQE; this is encoded by the coding sequence ATCGAAGTAAGACGTTCGAGAGACTATTTTGCCGTCTTTAGCACTCAGGAAGACATTCCGGAAATTAAGCCGGACATGCTGATACTGAGTCAATTGGATTGTCTGGGCATTATAGCGACGGCGCCCGGTAACGCAGTGGATTTTGTCTCGCGCTTTTTTGCACCGGGGGCCGGCATCCCCGAAGACCCGGTAACCGGTTCCGCTCATTGTTCGCTGATCCCGTATTGGTCGGAAAGGCTTAGAAAGAAGAAAATGACAGCGTTGCAGCTTTCAGCCCGCGGCGGTGAGCTGTTCTGCGAAAACCTGGGCGACCGTGTCAAGATAGGCGGTAAGGCTGCGGTCTACCTTAAAGGCGAAATTGAGATTCAGGAGTGA
- a CDS encoding class I SAM-dependent methyltransferase, whose amino-acid sequence MRFRSDPTIETQKIRLTREKETLLVPLYSKAVESRRARPIIVDRKAEEILRHIDYDFRELRIPIQSLVTLAMRAKKLDSCVRDYLNRTADPLVLHLGCGLDSRVLRVGQARGEWYDLDYPEVIDLRRKFYEETEHYHMIPSSVTNLAWLDRVKENGAACIIAEGLLMYLREEDIKELFTALQRCLPGSEIAFDAYSRLTARSAGRHPSIKKTGAQIHWGIDDAERIETWGTGMRLLEEWYFTDSEDTAALGFWFRLLFRAAGAFPAARKTHRILRFQL is encoded by the coding sequence TTGAGATTCAGGAGTGATCCGACAATAGAAACGCAAAAGATCCGGCTGACTCGGGAGAAAGAGACCCTGCTGGTCCCTCTGTACAGCAAGGCCGTCGAAAGCCGGCGGGCGCGTCCGATTATTGTTGACCGCAAGGCGGAAGAGATTCTGCGGCACATCGACTACGATTTCCGCGAGCTACGGATTCCGATCCAGTCGCTGGTCACGCTGGCGATGCGGGCGAAGAAGCTCGACTCCTGTGTGAGGGATTATCTGAACAGAACCGCTGACCCGCTCGTGCTGCACCTGGGCTGCGGGCTGGACAGCCGCGTGCTCAGGGTCGGTCAGGCGCGGGGCGAATGGTACGATCTCGACTACCCTGAGGTCATCGACCTGCGGCGGAAGTTCTACGAGGAGACGGAGCACTACCATATGATTCCGTCGTCGGTAACCAACCTCGCCTGGCTGGACCGGGTAAAGGAAAACGGTGCAGCCTGCATCATCGCGGAGGGACTGCTGATGTATCTGCGCGAAGAGGATATCAAGGAACTCTTTACTGCTCTACAAAGGTGCCTGCCCGGGAGTGAAATCGCCTTCGACGCATACAGCCGTCTGACGGCAAGAAGCGCCGGGAGGCACCCATCGATCAAGAAGACCGGCGCGCAGATCCATTGGGGAATAGACGATGCGGAACGGATTGAAACCTGGGGCACGGGAATGCGCCTGCTGGAAGAATGGTATTTCACCGACTCGGAGGATACAGCCGCCCTGGGATTTTGGTTCCGGCTGTTGTTCCGTGCCGCGGGGGCATTTCCGGCGGCGAGGAAAACCCACCGGATACTCCGCTTTCAACTGTAG
- a CDS encoding arsenite methyltransferase: protein MERTVDGEKPDSNDLKNEEKLRKAVREGYARIAAGSGSCCCGPARVQDISLKVGYTAGELEVIPEGANLGLGCGNPIALASLKEGETVLDLGSGPGLDCFLAAAKVGPGGKVIGVDMTPEMVEKARANARQGTYNHVEFRLGEIENLPVADNSVDVIISNCVINLSPDKKRVFEEAFRVLKPGGRVMVSDITLLKELPDFIKNSAAAYVGCLSGAIMRDQYLAAMESAGFSDVKILDETSFPIDCIANDPTAQAVADNLNIAGDQLKDIIDGVVSIKVAAVKPRQD, encoded by the coding sequence ATGGAAAGAACTGTAGACGGCGAAAAACCGGATTCCAACGATTTAAAAAATGAAGAGAAGCTGAGAAAAGCGGTGCGGGAGGGGTACGCCAGAATCGCCGCAGGTAGCGGTTCGTGCTGCTGCGGTCCCGCCCGGGTTCAGGATATCAGCCTCAAGGTCGGGTACACCGCGGGCGAACTTGAAGTGATTCCCGAAGGGGCGAACCTGGGCCTCGGCTGCGGGAACCCCATCGCCCTTGCTTCCTTGAAAGAGGGGGAAACCGTGCTTGACCTCGGTTCCGGTCCGGGGTTGGACTGCTTCCTTGCCGCGGCCAAGGTCGGTCCCGGAGGCAAGGTCATCGGCGTGGACATGACGCCGGAGATGGTTGAGAAGGCAAGGGCTAACGCGCGGCAGGGCACGTACAACCACGTGGAGTTCAGGCTCGGTGAAATAGAGAACCTCCCCGTCGCCGATAATTCGGTGGATGTTATAATTTCGAACTGTGTGATAAACCTTTCACCCGACAAGAAGCGGGTTTTCGAAGAAGCGTTCCGCGTGCTGAAGCCGGGCGGGCGGGTTATGGTTTCCGACATAACCTTATTGAAGGAACTCCCGGACTTTATTAAAAACTCGGCTGCCGCGTATGTCGGCTGCCTTTCGGGAGCGATAATGAGGGATCAGTACCTTGCCGCCATGGAGTCCGCCGGGTTCAGTGACGTGAAAATCCTTGACGAGACCTCTTTCCCGATCGATTGCATTGCCAACGACCCGACCGCGCAAGCGGTCGCCGATAACCTGAACATCGCCGGCGACCAGCTTAAAGACATAATCGACGGGGTTGTCAGCATAAAGGTGGCGGCGGTGAAGCCGAGACAGGACTGA
- the hgcC gene encoding HgcAB-associated protein HgcC, translated as MREKTEGGCCAGGFKVEALIGVDERGQMVLPKEVREKAGIRAGDKLAVVGMERNGAVCCIALIKVDDLTEMVREILGPVMKEILAK; from the coding sequence ATGAGGGAAAAAACAGAAGGGGGATGCTGCGCGGGTGGATTCAAGGTTGAGGCGCTGATCGGCGTGGACGAGCGCGGCCAGATGGTCCTCCCGAAAGAGGTAAGGGAAAAAGCGGGCATCCGCGCGGGCGACAAACTGGCCGTCGTAGGCATGGAAAGGAACGGGGCGGTTTGTTGTATCGCCCTGATTAAAGTTGATGACTTGACGGAAATGGTCCGGGAGATACTCGGGCCGGTGATGAAAGAGATACTTGCGAAATGA
- a CDS encoding sulfide-dependent adenosine diphosphate thiazole synthase, whose protein sequence is MKQNPILDERVISRAIISRYTRELLSILELDAAVAGGGPSGLTAAYYLARSGLKTAVFERRLSIGGGMWGGAMMFNRIVFQEPAREIFEEVGVRFEEFEQGYYTAHAVEAVTGFAHAACRAGVKIMNCISVEDVALRNNAVTGMVLNWSAVEIAGLHVDPLAVQSRCAVDATGHDAMVVRILARKNGVELNLPGGCIQGEKSLWADVGEKQLMEFTGEVYPGLYVTGMAANAAAGGYRMGPVFGGMVLSGKKVAEMIIKKLRGSV, encoded by the coding sequence TTGAAACAAAACCCAATCCTTGATGAACGTGTTATCTCGCGCGCGATAATCTCCCGTTATACCCGGGAACTGTTATCAATCCTCGAACTTGATGCGGCTGTCGCCGGCGGCGGGCCATCGGGGCTCACCGCAGCGTATTACCTCGCCCGCAGCGGTCTAAAGACCGCGGTCTTCGAACGCCGCCTGAGCATCGGCGGCGGGATGTGGGGCGGTGCGATGATGTTCAACCGGATCGTTTTTCAGGAACCCGCCCGCGAAATATTTGAAGAGGTAGGCGTCCGGTTCGAAGAATTCGAGCAGGGTTATTATACCGCTCACGCCGTTGAGGCCGTCACGGGATTTGCGCACGCCGCCTGCCGGGCGGGGGTCAAGATAATGAACTGCATCTCCGTGGAAGATGTGGCCCTCCGAAATAACGCGGTGACGGGAATGGTGTTGAACTGGTCGGCGGTCGAAATCGCCGGGCTGCATGTGGACCCCCTTGCCGTACAGTCTCGCTGCGCAGTCGACGCCACCGGCCATGACGCGATGGTGGTGCGGATCCTGGCCCGGAAAAACGGAGTTGAGCTTAACCTGCCGGGTGGATGCATCCAGGGTGAAAAATCGCTCTGGGCGGATGTCGGCGAAAAGCAGTTGATGGAATTCACCGGCGAAGTCTACCCGGGCCTTTACGTTACCGGGATGGCGGCCAACGCGGCAGCCGGCGGTTACCGGATGGGCCCCGTTTTCGGCGGGATGGTCCTCTCCGGGAAAAAAGTCGCAGAGATGATTATTAAAAAGCTCCGCGGCAGCGTGTAA
- the nifU gene encoding Fe-S cluster assembly scaffold protein NifU, producing MYSAKVLEHFSNPRNAGVIEAADGVGEVGNPACGDVMTFYIKVKDERIEDVKFQTFGCGAAIAVSSMISEMAKGKSLETALKITNKDVADALEGLPKQKMHCSNLGADALHKAIKDYLGRKNDGTIQP from the coding sequence GTGTACAGCGCCAAGGTTTTAGAGCATTTTTCCAACCCGCGCAACGCCGGCGTCATCGAAGCCGCGGACGGTGTCGGAGAGGTGGGAAACCCGGCGTGCGGAGACGTAATGACCTTTTATATCAAGGTCAAAGATGAACGGATCGAAGACGTGAAGTTCCAGACATTCGGCTGCGGGGCGGCGATCGCCGTGTCAAGCATGATCAGCGAGATGGCCAAAGGTAAAAGCCTGGAGACGGCCTTGAAAATCACCAACAAGGACGTTGCGGACGCCCTGGAGGGTTTGCCCAAACAAAAGATGCACTGTTCCAACCTAGGCGCCGACGCCCTGCATAAGGCGATCAAAGATTACCTGGGGCGCAAGAATGACGGAACTATTCAGCCGTGA
- a CDS encoding cysteine desulfurase family protein, whose translation MVYLDYMAAAPILPEVYEAMAPYFTQYWGNPSSVHSFGEKSQEALEKARAEVAGLIGAMTDEIIFTSCGTEANNFALKGVAWAHQNKGKHIIVSPVEHFSIMHCAKTLERWGFEVTRLPVDRRGMVDPADVENAIRPDTILVSVMHGNNEVGTIQPVEEIGRICRDNKVLFHTDAVATAGLIPVDVNKINADLLSLAANTFYGPKGAAALYVRKGLKIQPLLDGGIQERGLRAGTENVPAVVGMGAAAGIARKEMASRIRSLQGLRDYFIRELLARVPYTVLLGHPEKRLPNNASVAVEYVEGESILLFMDMDDVKLSSGSACVSRSLKVSHAMLAMGVRSSTAQGSLVFSFGIHNTVKDVDRALEKLPAIVQRLRDMSPLYYKAKLDQNVRVANSHASPHS comes from the coding sequence ATGGTTTACCTTGACTACATGGCCGCGGCGCCGATCTTGCCCGAGGTTTACGAAGCAATGGCGCCTTACTTCACGCAATACTGGGGCAACCCCTCCAGCGTTCACAGCTTCGGCGAAAAATCCCAGGAAGCGTTGGAGAAGGCGCGCGCCGAAGTCGCCGGCCTGATTGGAGCGATGACGGACGAAATAATTTTCACATCCTGCGGCACAGAAGCGAACAATTTCGCCCTCAAGGGTGTGGCATGGGCGCATCAGAACAAGGGCAAACACATTATCGTCAGCCCGGTGGAGCATTTTTCGATCATGCATTGCGCCAAAACTTTGGAACGCTGGGGTTTTGAAGTAACCAGGCTGCCCGTCGACCGCCGCGGCATGGTCGACCCCGCGGACGTCGAAAACGCGATCCGCCCGGACACCATACTTGTTTCGGTGATGCACGGCAACAATGAGGTGGGCACCATTCAGCCGGTAGAGGAGATCGGGCGCATCTGCCGCGATAATAAGGTTCTTTTTCACACCGACGCCGTAGCCACCGCCGGGCTCATCCCGGTCGACGTCAACAAGATTAACGCCGATCTCCTGTCCCTGGCGGCCAATACCTTTTACGGCCCGAAAGGGGCAGCGGCCCTCTACGTCCGCAAAGGGTTGAAGATACAGCCGCTTTTAGACGGCGGTATTCAGGAGCGCGGCCTGCGGGCCGGGACCGAGAACGTACCGGCGGTAGTCGGAATGGGCGCGGCCGCCGGGATCGCCCGGAAAGAAATGGCTTCCCGCATCCGTAGCCTTCAGGGCTTACGCGACTACTTTATCCGCGAACTGCTGGCCCGCGTCCCTTACACCGTTTTGCTCGGCCACCCGGAAAAAAGGCTGCCGAATAATGCCAGCGTGGCCGTTGAATACGTAGAAGGCGAGTCGATACTCCTGTTCATGGACATGGACGATGTTAAACTATCAAGCGGGTCGGCCTGCGTTTCCCGCTCGCTGAAGGTGTCACACGCGATGCTGGCCATGGGAGTTCGTTCTTCCACCGCCCAGGGGTCTCTGGTATTCAGCTTCGGCATCCACAACACGGTTAAAGACGTCGACCGCGCGCTTGAAAAGCTGCCTGCGATCGTACAGCGCTTGCGCGACATGTCGCCGCTCTATTACAAAGCGAAACTCGACCAAAACGTGCGGGTTGCTAATTCCCATGCAAGCCCTCATTCTTAA